DNA sequence from the Malus sylvestris chromosome 10, drMalSylv7.2, whole genome shotgun sequence genome:
AGGCAAGTTTGTGATGGTTTTGAATGCAGACAAAGTGTTCAATGAAATAGCTAAGAGACAAAATGAGGTTGGCAAGTTTGTGATGGTTAGTAGCTGATGAGTGAAGCAAAAAATACTTGAATAAATAACAAACACCTCTCTCTTTCTGTAATTCATTCATTGTTCAAGGAATACAATCTTTAGTcattcactttctctctctaaattctctgCCATTGTTTTTCGTTTTGGTTATTCTGCAATCTCCAAAAGCTAATCATGGTATTGTTATAAAAGATGACGAAATTCATGGCATAACATATCTTCATCCATGTGctagtgtaaaaaatatatcatAGATAAGcatatatgtgttcaaatatgaacaagttcaaaaaaaaaaaaattgtctcgTCCCGTCCCACGCATAAACATTGTACCAAACAACAGACGGAACATGGATAAGTTAGTCATATAATCATTTGGTTTCGTTATGTCCAGCGCATACCAAACGCAGAACAGAACaatcgtcccgttccgtcctgCGTGTACCAAACATAACACGGAACCTCTGTTTCGTCCTGTCCTGTCCCGTTCCATTCAAtttgcgtaccaaacggtatcTAAAATCATAATCTtggacactttcatacatccgttaaggttGCTGTTAAATCaaccgttaactgatgacgtgacaTCTACGTAGACAATGACTAAGCACCAcctggatattaaaaaaaattaaaattaataaattaataaaaataaaaaatattattattaaaaaattatttatttaaaaaaaataaataataaataataaaaaaaaaccccaaaagatACACTCTAATCCAATCCCACCATTTCAATCCCCAGCCACACTTCCTGCAATCAATCCTTATCGCTAGCCACCCTCCAATCCAACCTCATCGCCTTCTTCTTCAATCATCGTCACTCTCCCCGCGACTGCGACTACAATTGAATTGCTCCCGACGTAAAACCACCGATCGTGATCATACTTTGACAGCGTCTTCACCGGATTCTCCACGAAGAACACCGTGTCGTTGTCTCCTAACATGAACCACCTCACATCCGGCTCGCCGCGATCGACGACCTCCTTGACCATGGGCACCACGCGGATCGCGGAACAGAGCCCTCTCTTGAAAGTATACGGAAAATGGGAGCTATCATCGGAGACGACGACCAGAGCGACAGACTTCTAGTCGGAGGGGTCGATTGGTACGCGATCGAGAAACGCAAAGGCGCGGGTGAAAGCAGGGGAGCACCAGAGGCGGAGGTAGGGCTCGCGATGGGACCAGGAATGGGAGAAGGAGGCGACAGCGAAGACGAGGTGGCGGCGCATGGTAGCGGGAGAGAAGGGTTGGTGGTGTGTGGAGGAAGAGGAAGTAGAAATTGAGGAAAACGGAGAGGAATAACAAGAGGGCTTTGAAGTGGGTGAGGGTTAAGGTTCTGAGCATTACAGATGGGAGGGAgaccgagagagagaggtatcggtatcttttagggttttttttttaattttttatttataaatattttattattattattattttattttttattaattaatttattttttttaatatccacgtgGCGTCCATTCATTGTCTACGTGGGTGCCATGTCATCAgttaaaaattgatttaacaACAACCTTAAccgatgtatgaaagtgtcccaaaattatgactttaggtaccactctaggatgaaaaaaaaacttcatgtactaaatgttgaaaaccatgaaacttcaTAGTAGTAAAATGAGATTAattcatgtactaaatgttgaaaaccatgaaacttcaTCGTAGCAAACTGAGattaaccttttttttctttaatttttatttattatttttattattttttaattttttaatatcacGTGGGCCCATATTGACATGTGGCGCATAGTCATTGTCCACTTGGGCGTCACGTTACCAATTAACAGCTgacttaacagccaacttaacagatgtatgagattgtcccaaaattaaaacttgaggtatgactctgggatgaaaaaaatttcatgtaccaaatgttgaaaatcacaaaacttaagagtagtaaactgagattaaccatTTTTTAAATGTGTTAAATGACCTTGTCAAATACAACAAATTACTTTTGTAGTTGCTCTGTAACTTCACCAATACCAAAGATTGAGATTAAGGGTTAACTGACTGAAAAAATGTAAATTTAAGTGTCAGGATGGTCAAATATTCATCGGTTATGGTAACTGTGGGAACcggtccatttaaatttcacagttataattaaatggttatgagtataaccatttatcagtgaaatttaaatggacggttatgagtattaacCACGATTATAAACGGGTACCGGtttattttgatatatatatatatatatttttttataaataaaaccaCCTAAGCTTTTGATCAGAATTGATTTTTCATCATCACCACATTAGCCTAcataagttttatttttatttttatttttttatttatttatcagaATTGGTGATGATTTGTCACAAGTATCACCATAAATTGCATTAGAGTCATTagagtcatatatatatatatggacccCTCCCTCCCTTCCTTTCACCGCCACCCCCACTTCCACTTTATCTTTTACATTtcttgcctctctctctctctctctctctctctctctatagctAGTTTAATGGCTGCAACTGATCTAATGGTTAAGGTTAACTCGTCACAAGTTTGCCGCGATCATCCACCACCCAAACCGACCACCATAAAAAAGCTTATTGCGGAATCACAAGACACCAACGGCAACTTCATTGTTCCTCCCACTTATACCTACACAAACAATAATAATCCCCACGATGATCAGAAAGCTTTCGAAGAAGATACAGAAGCAGCAACCATTCCGACCGTTGACTTCTCTCTTCTCACAACATCTGCTACTCCTGAACAGCGCTCTAAAGCCATCAACGACCTCGGCAAAGCCTGCCAGGACTGGGGCTTCTTCATGGTACCTACACCCTCCACCCTACACATATATCATTCGTATAAGCGGAGAAAAATACTATTGGACTATAGtactcaaaagaaaaaagagaaaacgtCCAATTTCATAGCCAATATTAGTAATAGATCGGCcagtttattaaaataagttcaATTCTTAAATTtaagattattttattatcaataattatctctttaattagtttactttttttttagggtatgctatccacacatccttttttacttctcacacacctcttgttaatttctgtccgttaatcttcttcaattcatccgatccgatgaccgaaaaccaaaaaagtgtgggagaagtaaaaatgggggtgtggatatcacaccctttttttttttttgttacttctTGCTCTTCTTCATGCTCTAAACCCTATatatttatagattttattttatttttataaagagCCTATATAATAGGTTGATTGTATTTATCTACTTGTATTACATCTTTTTTTATAGTCTACATGTATTACAGGTTAATGTGTTTTGCTAATAGGTATATTATGATTTTGTACTTTTAGTTAAGCTTCATATCTCGCTCGCTCATAAGTATATTATATTTTGTTGATTGATTAGAGTTAGGGTcatatattctacatataatGAATTTGTGctagtatattagttttttattaGAAGATATTAAGTAGATTATTGAAATTACAAGATGCATGAAATTAAAAGATTTTGATTTATCTCTAATACTTTAAAGatatataaaatgagtataaaagaaataccTAATACTGGACTTAATTTAAATCTTCGATTTTTTTACTCAAATCTAAATGCCTCAAGAAAGAAAGGGGCAATTAttggttttgtatttttatatattttcattttccaCTGGTAGGTGATCAATCATGGTGTGCCAGAGAGTCTGATGAAGGTAatcttggatggttgtgaaGGCTTTTTTGATCTGACGGAGGAGGAGAAGCAGGAGTTTGAAGGGAAGCATGTGTTGGACCCCATCAGATGCGGGACCAGCTTCAATACCTCTGTGGAGAATGTTCGGTTTTGGAGGGATTTTCTCAAGGTTTTTGTATATCCTGAGTTTCACTTCCCCTCTAAACCTGCTGGCTTCAGGTTAGTCATCGACCACCATTCTTGATAATGAATACatgatttaattaaatatatgtTATCAACCTTGTTAAATCATGGTCTTGTTGGGTAGGGTATGTTGAATCATGATGATTTAATTATGTTATTATCTTGTGGTCTTTTAGAAGTTAATCAAGTAATTAAGTTCCAAAAGTTGAATTACTTGGCAGTGGcacacatgaacatattttAAAACCAAGTTGAATTCCAATTATGAAGCTTTAATTTAAAGAGATGTGGGTTAACACATGATCATAATAAGCATTAAAAAGAATCCTAAATCATTAAGAGATGTGGTTTATGTTAGTTAGTCTGAGCAATGTAATTGTCTCCTTACGCATGAGTTCGAATCTCATATGGTAAATTAGGGTAGTACACAAAACGCGTTCACCCTGCCTTTTTGTTGGTGCAGTGAGCTTGCATCAGAGTATTGCAAAAGAACAAGAGAAGTGACAAGGGAGCTACTGAAAGGAATATCAGAAAGCCTGGGGTTGGAGGCCACAGACATAGACAAGGCCTTGGATGTGGAATCAGCTGGCTTGCAAATCTTCATTGCAAACCTGTATCCTCCTTGTCCACAGCCTGAACTTGCAATGGGGATGCCTCCTCATTCTGATCATGGCCTCTTGACCCTTCTCATGCAGAATGGGATCAGTGGCCTTCAAGTGCAACACAAGGGTAAATGGGTCAACGTCAATGCTGCACCCTACTCCTTCCTTGTCAACACTGGCGATCACCTTGAGGTAAATATTCCTATTCAATTTCACTTCGTCACTTGGTATTACTGTTTAATGGCATTAACCCTAGAGATATTTGGGGCATTCTTTATCGATCATTGGCAATCACAAACGTTAATTTCCATTTTGCTACATGTACGTACGTATGTCGTAGATATTTAGCAATGGAAAGTACAGGAGCAACATTCACAGGGCAGTGTTGAACAACAAATCAACAAGAATATCGGTAGCCACTCCGACTGGCCCATCACTTGAAACAGTAGTTACACCTACACCAAAGTTGGTAGACACTGCAAAGCATCCGGCAGCAGCATATATTGGCATGAAGTACAAGGACTACTTGGAGCTTCAACAAGGCGGCGTACTTGATGGGAAAGTCATCTTGGATCGTGTACGTGCGGGGGTTTCAAACTCTGAATAGAAGAAAAACACCAGGAAGTATCCCATATTCTAGAGTACTGCAGAAAATCCCTTATAGGTCCCTCTGGAGCTTTGGAATTGGGTCTACACTTTTGGTCGTAGCTAGCTGGCTAGCGTAACGACATGGTGTCATGTTTCTGTACACTAAAGTGAATAATAATGACACAAAAAATAGTCGTAAATAAGTTCATTGGAGCAATTGCCAAACAATTTCAGCTTATTAATATGTTACGAGTTGAATTACAAATTGCACGAAGTATGAGCAAAGACAAATCACACCTTTCATTGGCAAACAACTAATCCAGTAAATCAAGAACAATGACAAACTATCTATAAACTTCAACCATCACAACTTCAATTTTTGACCACGACCTACCCTTTCATAACATGCCATgtctgtggagccaaaaatagttttgacaaaagaagacaaaactacccttagggcataccgggattcctatgCGCAAGCAGCAGACaattatccctcaaccaagtcaaaagtgccgaaaataggtatcaacttaaaatctaatttattcatatatttcctatttcattatttagctaatcaattagttaaataaatatacttattccatatttcctaaaacccttttttaaaaccataataattaaccaattaagagattaattgcctaattaatccCATAATTGGCAAACAAATCACCCCAAAATCATGCTAGGGTCCGGCCAATCCCATCAAAAAATAATCCATCTTATTCTCCaccttttccaccattttccctttttaattaccctaattaactagccaattaatcccataaaccaccaaaacattcattttatgtttaattaaccaattaatcataataaattggctaattaaacctaaattaaacccaaaaactctagctaggccggccacctcctatccctataaatatactcccattctcaccaaaaaggcACTTCCAACTCGTGCTAAAATTCTCTAGAATTCTCAAACaattttttctctctaaattctaactttggcatcggaggttcttcggccaaagccccccattcatcgtgggcgcgtgagactcttggccttgacgtaagatgttaattgttttgtaggtgcaattttgtccaatatcaaggaggaagaaatttgcatccacaatgtcCCTTTACTAAGATTACACCACGTATCAGTAAGTCCCATCCCTTATTGGTAGACTCCTCTACTAATTAATTAGAGCTAATTTAGGTCAATTAAAACTTACAATAACTATGTTAATCCTATTACCTATTTAACTAAAGATCAATGAACCTGCTACCTGCATTAATGCATCCAAACCAAACAAGAGTTACATACTAGTGTCATTTACATATGTACAACTAACAACCCATTTCTctaaattttgatatattataatAGGTCAAACCAACATGAAACTTTgcattgtaatttttattttgcattACGTGGATTCAAACTCTTCATTGCAAGTTCTATTTTATGTTCTATAGTCAAATTAGTTAAATAGGGTGTTCCattgtaataataaaaaaaataaaaaaaaggcatCTCGGGTGTACTCAAACGACAAAGTGTACCTAGTCATAGAACTTCGTCAAATTGTCCGATCGATACAGGTAAAGGTCCTTTACATGCGCACGTTGTCAACTCGTTAAATCACTAAATGTAAAAATGCACACTTTCAGTAAATCATCCTTATCATGGCGGCTACTAAATACAGTTTGCAACAATTTCTGGTCACAATGGCCTTGCTAGGAAAGTACATCTTAGTATTCAAATCATCGATATTTGACACTAGCCCGGTAATCAGAGCAATGTCTTGCTCGGTGAACTTAACAATAGCGTAGCTCAGACCAGTGATGTCTACATCCTTATTTGCTACTCGGCACAATACCAGATCATGGACAATTTGACCACTAATTCATCTCACTCAAATACAATAAGTGGCTGAAGCATGTAGTCCAGAATTAAGCTTTCATGATAGTCATTGAACTTCTTGTGTAAGTCAAGTAAGACTCCAATTTCAATATAGGCTCTTCAGGGGTGGTGATTACCATTCGACTAGCTATCATGCTTCTCCGTAGTTTAGCATCTTCAGCCattgttttagatgcaaattttgtacatgtttgatttGACGAAATTTCACCTACAAGAGAACAAAAACCGTTAGCCTAATTGACGTATACCCTGAAAAAGGGAGATGGTGTACGCCAAAGGTTTGATGCCTAATTAAGTCAGAAAAGTAGTAGACAGAAAAATAGAACTTGAGAGAGTTCTGAGTAGTAAGTAGCGATTACCGTTTTCTCTGTTTAACCTGACTATTTATAAGGATAAAATTTAGCAAGCAAATGTGAAGGGAAGCTGTGAGCATACTAGGTAGTTCTTGGTGATGCAGGACAATCTCCACAATCAGCTAGCAGTTTTGAAGGTCCCTATTGGTAAGAGTTCAGATGCGTCGGACACGCAAAGGAAGACTCTAGAAAGTCGGCGCCCTACTACCATTGGACCAAGTATGGCGGCCCAAAGACCCCATAATATATGTCATTGGCATCCCGAAGAACCCACGGTCCGTTAGTGGCATACCTTTGGGCAAACTACATCTTTTTCTTTTAGGGTAAAATTTTGGTTTACTCACGACGTCAATGGTAAAACCGTCATATTAAGCATATTTTTCACACATCCTTCTCCTATTGGTTGTGGTTAATTTATGTATGCACACTTGTTACTTCCGTAGAACTTAACCAACGATTCCAGGATTGTAAATTTAAAACTTACTATATTTAACCACTATTATGTTGTTGTTACGACtcatccaaattttttttgtagctTTAATGTAAAATTACCCAAATGCCCTAGAAGGGTGcgcgttgacttttgttgatttTATTTGTCATGACATATGACGTATTAATTAGTATATTTGAATAGTAGCCGTCGTTACAAACACGTGGGTACAAGTGGGACAAAAATCAGACTTAAAACGAAGTTTTTACGAGACATTGAATTCAATGgcattttagtcattttacTCCATTTTCGGAGAATTCTTTGATTTCTAAGGGCTGTAGGTTCCATGGGGGAaataattttcttctttcttcccttCTCTTTCCCCCATGTTTCTGGAAACCTCTCTGCATCTCTCTCTTCCGTGTTCGATAAATCGAGAAAAACGAACGACGACTTCGCTGTTTGACGGCGAGTCACGATCATTGGCTTCCATCATCACCATCCCCACCTCACCTCGAGTCCAAAGACTCCACCTTTGTTGGAAAATGCAAAGTCGAAGTCTCGGACAGGGAACTTCGACGGTTACAGTGAAAATTGGACTAGTTTCTTGTCATTCAAGGCATATGTGAGACTTCTAAACTCTACCAATAGCTTCATTTGGTTGATTAGGACTAGATTGgtgtaaaaaaattataaattataggTGGTTTTGGATACAGATTCGAAGAAGgaagttttcttgtttttccgGCGAGATTCCAGCCATTTTTCAACCTCCAACTCGGTACGATCTTGTTCCTCTCTTCCCTAACTGCACTTTGatacaaatttcatgaattttggttgagaatcgagtgAGAATGAAGTCTGAAAAATTCTTTTCGGCAAGAATTTTCAGAATCTAATAAATTTTTCGGTGGCTCTGCTACTGTGTGGCTGATAGGCACGTATTTATTACATATGTTacctattatttatattaattagcGTTTCATTTAGATTAATTTGGAGTTAATTACTATACTTTTGTATTTTATAAGTATTAGGATGTGCATTGATAAAAAGTGAAATTTAACACGGTTTTGACACATTCTATACGTTTTAGTCTTCCTAATTACATTGGCTTCATCCATTTAATTAATCGTTATTttatggggtgtgctatccgaatatttcttttttacttcttacacattcttgttaatttttgtcctttgatatttttcaattcatttgatctgacggtcgaaaattaaaagggtgtgtaaaaagtaaaaaaaaatatatagatatCTCACCCCTATTTTATTTGTAGGTTGAAGACGAATAGGTGGGTtgttttttacttatttggagCAAGAGCCAATACTTTCAAACGATGGCTTTTGGACTTATTCGAGAAGGATGAATCAAATTCACTTGCCCAAAACCAAATTCCAATCTGTGGCTTTTAAGTGAGTTAGTGCAAAGGACAATTGATATAGAAAAGGAAGGATGaaaagaattaaagaaagatGGACAAGATGATTACATGAGGCGGTGGAGATATCTTAGGAAAGAATCTCAAATTGATTGGAACTCCTATTTTTTAGCAAAATTGGACTGGAGGCAAAGATATTAAAAGGAAGATACGAGCAGTAGAGAGGGACTCGGACTTCTTCTTCTGGCGTGGAACAAGGCATCGGCAGAGTAGCAGTAATTTGGTTTCTTTTATTCAGTTTTATTTTATGCATATTTTCTATAGAACTACTATGAATTCTTTGTTCATGAGGCTTTAAACTCTTAGCTAAGGCTAGAGAAAGCCCTAATTATGATTACTCTAGTTATTTGATTGTTTAATTTGTGGATTTCAGATTGATGATTAGTTTTCATTCAGTAGTGGAATTGCAATTTTGATATTGGGTTCTTTGAGCTTGACCATAGCCTAAGATTTTGATATtgaaattatttgcatatgaaTTTATTTTTGACCATGAATTGGATTTCATCGATGCTTTGTGAATGAGAATCATGAACTTATAGTTTGATCCGACCATAGAGGAATATTAGTTTGTGTGGCTTCCTAGAAAATTAGCTATTTGTTTGACGTGACCAAGTTGATAAGTGGTTAATTTGTTTCTCACCTTGCTTAATTGGATTTCTACATGTTTGTGTATACTGGACCATGGATATAGAGACTATAGGAATAGTTGAGTTTAAACCTGACCATAGTAAAATTCACATCTTTTTGGGAAATTATTGGCATGTGTACATGACCATGAACATATGTACGAAAGTTGTTttcattaatttgataattcaTGAGTTGACAATTGGATACAGGGTATGACAATTAGTGGTGGAATCAAAGCTTTAGTGTTTTCTTACATTTGTTCTCAATCATATTTCTTTTTAAtcattgttaattttaattattcttcaatGCAAACCCAATCTTATTTCAATTTGTTAAGTAATAGTTATaggattaaattgttaaatCAACTTCGGTGGATTCAATCTTGTATTTACATATTTCCACTACAACCAATTCGTGCACTTGCgagtaaatttgatttgaattaATCTATTTATTAAGTTAGTTTAAATTTACATCGGTGGCCAACCCGTTGACTTTTTTCGTCAGCGTTGACCTTT
Encoded proteins:
- the LOC126586650 gene encoding 2-oxoglutarate-dependent dioxygenase 19-like, encoding MAATDLMVKVNSSQVCRDHPPPKPTTIKKLIAESQDTNGNFIVPPTYTYTNNNNPHDDQKAFEEDTEAATIPTVDFSLLTTSATPEQRSKAINDLGKACQDWGFFMVINHGVPESLMKVILDGCEGFFDLTEEEKQEFEGKHVLDPIRCGTSFNTSVENVRFWRDFLKVFVYPEFHFPSKPAGFSELASEYCKRTREVTRELLKGISESLGLEATDIDKALDVESAGLQIFIANLYPPCPQPELAMGMPPHSDHGLLTLLMQNGISGLQVQHKGKWVNVNAAPYSFLVNTGDHLEIFSNGKYRSNIHRAVLNNKSTRISVATPTGPSLETVVTPTPKLVDTAKHPAAAYIGMKYKDYLELQQGGVLDGKVILDRVRAGVSNSE